From a region of the Cucumis sativus cultivar 9930 chromosome 6, Cucumber_9930_V3, whole genome shotgun sequence genome:
- the LOC101220728 gene encoding triose phosphate/phosphate translocator, chloroplastic isoform X1 yields the protein MESHFLSRATSFAGAIPTLRKLHRDVTSNSNHVAFVHTRPIAEGANLIWGRQLRPSLLLDTPHLVSGKRDTIRPTFAAASSSPAGGSDSAGDAKVAPVGFFEKYPALVTGFFFFMWYFLNVIFNILNKKIYNYFPYPYFVSVIHLVVGVVYCLISWAVGLPKRAPIDSTLLKLLIPVAFCHALGHVTSNVSFAAVAVSFTHTIKALEPFFNAAASQFILGQSIPITLWLSLAPVVIGVSMASLTELSFNWTGFISAMISNISFTYRSIYSKKAMTDMDSTNVYAYISIIALLFCIPPAVIVEGPQLLKFGFNDAIAKVGLTKFVLDLFWVGMFYHLYNQLATNTLERVAPLTHAVGNVLKRVFVIGFSIIIFGNKISTQTGIGTCIAIAGVALYSYIKAKMEEEKRRTKVA from the exons ATGGAGTCCCACTTTCTCTCACGCGCCACCTCCTTCGCCGGCGCCATTCCCACCCTCCGCAAGTTGCACAGAGACGTCACCTCTAACAGTAACCATGTCGCCTTTGTCCACACTAGGCCTATCGCCGAGGGAGCCAACTTGATCTGGGGAAGACAACTCCGCCCCTCTTTGCTTCTCGATACGCCGCATCTTGTCTCCGGTAAACGTGACACTATTCGCCCTACCTTTGCGGCGGCCTCCTCTTCTCCAGCCGGAGGTAGCGATTCCGCCGG AGACGCGAAGGTTGCTCCGGTTGGTTTCTTCGAGAAGTACCCGGCGTTGGTGACcgggtttttcttcttcatgtg gtACTTTTTGAACGTGATTTTCAATATCCTCAACAAGAAGATATATAATTACTTCCCCTATCCATA TTTTGTGTCGGTGATCCATTTGGTTGTTGGGGTTGTGTACTGCTTGATAAGCTGGGCAGTGGGTCTTCCTAAGCGAGCA CCTATTGATTCAACCCTCCTGAAGTTGCTGATCCCTGTAGCTTTCTGTCATGCACTTGGCCACGTCACTAGCAATGTCTCATTCGCAGCTGTTGCTGTCTCATTCACTCACACAATCAAAG CTCTGGAACCATTCTTTAACGCTGCCGCTTCTCAATTCATTTTGGGGCAATCCATTCCCATTACCTTGTGGCTTTCATTGGCTCCTGTTGTCATTG GTGTGTCAATGGCATCTTTGACTGAGCTTTCATTTAACTGGACTGGTTTCATTAGTGCTATGATTTCCAATATTTCCTTTACCTACAGAAGTATTTATTCAAAGAAAGCCATG ACTGACATGGACAGTACCAACGTCTATGCTTATATTTCCATTATTGCTCTCCTTTTCTGCATTCCACCTGCTGTGATT GTGGAAGGACCTCAACTGCTTAAGTTTGGTTTCAATGATGCCATAGCCAAAGTTGGTCTAACCAAATTCGTCTTAGATCTCTTCTGGGTAGGAATGTTTTATCACCTTTACAATCAG TTAGCAACCAACACCTTGGAGAGGGTAGCACCACTTACTCATGCAGTCGGAAATGTGCTGAAACGTGTATTTGTGATTGGATTCTCCATCATTATCTTTG GTAACAAAATCTCTACACAAACTGGTATTGGAACCTGCATTGCAATTGCAGGAGTAGCACTTTACTCTTACATCAAGGCTAAGATGGAAGAAGAGAAACGA CGAACAAAGGTGGCTTGA
- the LOC101220728 gene encoding triose phosphate/phosphate translocator, chloroplastic isoform X2, producing the protein MWYFLNVIFNILNKKIYNYFPYPYFVSVIHLVVGVVYCLISWAVGLPKRAPIDSTLLKLLIPVAFCHALGHVTSNVSFAAVAVSFTHTIKALEPFFNAAASQFILGQSIPITLWLSLAPVVIGVSMASLTELSFNWTGFISAMISNISFTYRSIYSKKAMTDMDSTNVYAYISIIALLFCIPPAVIVEGPQLLKFGFNDAIAKVGLTKFVLDLFWVGMFYHLYNQLATNTLERVAPLTHAVGNVLKRVFVIGFSIIIFGNKISTQTGIGTCIAIAGVALYSYIKAKMEEEKRRTKVA; encoded by the exons atgtg gtACTTTTTGAACGTGATTTTCAATATCCTCAACAAGAAGATATATAATTACTTCCCCTATCCATA TTTTGTGTCGGTGATCCATTTGGTTGTTGGGGTTGTGTACTGCTTGATAAGCTGGGCAGTGGGTCTTCCTAAGCGAGCA CCTATTGATTCAACCCTCCTGAAGTTGCTGATCCCTGTAGCTTTCTGTCATGCACTTGGCCACGTCACTAGCAATGTCTCATTCGCAGCTGTTGCTGTCTCATTCACTCACACAATCAAAG CTCTGGAACCATTCTTTAACGCTGCCGCTTCTCAATTCATTTTGGGGCAATCCATTCCCATTACCTTGTGGCTTTCATTGGCTCCTGTTGTCATTG GTGTGTCAATGGCATCTTTGACTGAGCTTTCATTTAACTGGACTGGTTTCATTAGTGCTATGATTTCCAATATTTCCTTTACCTACAGAAGTATTTATTCAAAGAAAGCCATG ACTGACATGGACAGTACCAACGTCTATGCTTATATTTCCATTATTGCTCTCCTTTTCTGCATTCCACCTGCTGTGATT GTGGAAGGACCTCAACTGCTTAAGTTTGGTTTCAATGATGCCATAGCCAAAGTTGGTCTAACCAAATTCGTCTTAGATCTCTTCTGGGTAGGAATGTTTTATCACCTTTACAATCAG TTAGCAACCAACACCTTGGAGAGGGTAGCACCACTTACTCATGCAGTCGGAAATGTGCTGAAACGTGTATTTGTGATTGGATTCTCCATCATTATCTTTG GTAACAAAATCTCTACACAAACTGGTATTGGAACCTGCATTGCAATTGCAGGAGTAGCACTTTACTCTTACATCAAGGCTAAGATGGAAGAAGAGAAACGA CGAACAAAGGTGGCTTGA
- the LOC101202820 gene encoding protein DMP6, whose protein sequence is MEIKTADEETQSHIDQKRPLLRETMIIPSRDEKTLIQKAISQTFRSTANLANLLPTGTVLAFQLLSPIFTNQGNCDSISRYLTAGLVALCGLSCFFQSFTDSFRDSQGNVSYGFATFRGLWVIDGSVELPPTVAASYRLRFIDFLHAFMSILVFSAVALFDEDVVNCFYPTPSDQAEEILTSLPVAIGVFCSMLFVAFPTRRHGIGFPVSAN, encoded by the coding sequence ATGGAGATCAAAACCGCCGACGAAGAAACCCAATCTCATATTGACCAGAAACGACCCCTTTTGCGAGAAACCATGATCATCCCATCAAGAGATGAAAAAACACTCATCCAAAAAGCTATTTCTCAAACCTTTCGAAGCACTGCTAATTTGGCTAATCTTCTACCCACTGGAACCGTCCTCGCATTTCAACTTCTTTCCCCCATTTTCACCAATCAAGGCAACTGCGACTCAATTTCTCGCTACCTCACCGCCGGCCTTGTTGCTCTCTGTGGATTGTCTTGTTTCTTTCAGAGTTTCACTGATAGTTTCAGAGACAGTCAGGGGAATGTTTCCTATGGATTCGCCACTTTCAGAGGCTTGTGGGTCATCGACGGCTCCGTGGAACTTCCGCCGACCGTCGCGGCTAGTTATCGGCTGAGGTTTATTGATTTCTTGCATGCTTTCATGTCGATTCTGGTTTTCTCGGCTGTTGCTCTGTTTGATGAGGATGTGGTGAACTGTTTTTACCCGACGCCATCGGATCAGGCGGAGGAGATTTTGACGTCTTTGCCGGTTGCAATTGGGGTGTTTTGTAGTATGTTGTTTGTTGCTTTTCCTACCAGACGCCATGGAATTGGTTTCCCTGTCTCTGCTAATTAG